A stretch of DNA from Tubulanus polymorphus chromosome 6, tnTubPoly1.2, whole genome shotgun sequence:
gtgggaaaaaagtTTTGTGATATAAAATTTCACAAGCCCaggggacaagtgataatgattacCTACTCGCCCTGAAGAGAATaaacttgtcccgggcaatcggacaagatCTTAGATCGGACCCCGGAACGAGGAAATCCTAGAGAATACCATAGAAAACCCggatatttgacaaattttgtaaaaaactCAGAGAATTCAGATGTGCTTTTGACCACTTGTCTTTATCAACACgtgattcaaagaaaaaatgaatgaatttaacatcttaatttcagaaatttctCCATTCACCTGCCGTTGATTCACTTGGGGAATTTCTCCATTTACCGGGCGTAGAGTCACTCAGGGAATTTATGTTTAACTtcgaaaactcagggaatttgtaaaCGAAGGAAAAGAAGCCATTCTGTATGAACTGTAAAGCTTTAAGTTTGCGAGTTGCTTGAAGAATTTTGtatgattatttttcagtttgacCTCTCCTCTACTGCTGGTAGCCATCGCTGCCTCACTCGGTGCGTGTTATATAATCTCAATTAAAAACAAAGAAcaaaaacttaaaattatGGGTGAgtattgaatgaattatccaatttttcaaaaaagtaCTTGAACAATCTCGTCGTCACTTTTTGTTTGGGTTTTTGCaggtttgatttgttttaaacatttttcctCTTCTTTTTAGGTCATGAATTAACATTAGTGCAACAATACGCAGCAGTAGGAGTGACATCTATTCCTCTGTTCTGGTTAGTGGGTGCTGGTACAGCTGTGTTCTGGGTTATAGGTAAGACACACGTCGTTTAAAATGTTCCACTGGACCCTGTCCACtgttaaattagttcatttttaatgattaATTCTCGAGTCAAATCTTGACTCCGAACAGCTAGATGAATTTGACGAAAGAACTTCGTTGAAATGAATCTTGTCGATTTTTAGGGGCGTCATTTTTCACGATTATGCTGCACGCGTCGATGTACACTGCTGAAGAGGACGATGCATTTGAAGAATTACAAATGGAAGAAGTATAGAACCATTATGAACAACCGTATTAAATGGAAATGTGATAAATGTTTGGAAATGTTCTCACTGACCCTCTCTCAGCCAGGCTCAATCAGTCGATCAAAATGTGGCAATTCATGGCTGTGTTAcggtcatcctcgcttgcctcTCGTTAAACCTCGTGTTAGCCTCGGCGGGAGGCAAGCGAGTTCCGTTCAAAGATTAATGTACTAACAGGTGTAAGCAACGAAGGTGGGAGGGTTAATACTTGTTCGTAGATGTACGTACTATGGGCTGGATGGATATTCATTCTTATATTTTACACATCACACTTTCAAACGTGAGGTTTATATGATAATTGGCTGTTTCTGGAGTAAATGTTGTAGGTACAATGAACTTAAAATATGGAATATTTTCTTGTatttaaataaatgaatatttatagACTTATATCTGGTCTTTCGCTCAATTTCATGTCTCGTTCAAAGGTCTAGAGCTGTGTTGCATTGTTTTGCAAAGTATTTTCAAATGAGTTCGATGTAGAATCCATTTAATGTAAAATTCTAGCTTTCCATGAAGTCCATTGATACAATAAGAGGTTTGTTTAAACgggtttatttcagtattaATCAGACAGAACCCACAAAATACATGAGACTGTATTCAgtatttctacaatttcacttcaaactttcatctaaaatacatatcacaGTCTGAGTAAAAACAAATTGCAAAGAAGACTTATTCTTTAGACACAACGCTAAATGCCACGTGTTTTAAACTCCTTAGTATATCTACTATCTCGCAGTTCAAACTAAAGCACATATTCGTACAGTATGTACAACACTATTTACACTGTTCAGTTGTTATTCTTGTGCTCgcgtattttgaattatttcgtCGATTCAAAGCTTCGCAAATAAAATTGCCGGCGAACATAACTTGCTCCAAATTCACACCCTGAAAATAACATACAAATGCATAAACCTACGACAAAGTTATTTAGCACTCGAGGGAACTTCCTTATCCTGATAATTTGAAGAGATGTTCTACGTACCGTTTGTATTCCGAGTCCATTTAATAAATAAAGCACATCTTCGGTTGAAACATTACCCGACGCGCCGGGAGCGTACGGACATCCACCGAGACCTGCTACTGAACTATCAACAACTGATACTCCCATCTACAATATAATCAAATGAAACGACGCCATCAGGGGAGGGTAAACTTCAACAACTGACAATCTGTTACCACTATTGTCCAGCATGTTGTGGACTCCTCATAGTCACTATTGTCAAATGAATATTGACTTTCCAGTGAAGCCTAGATAATCTGATTTTCCATGCATGCTGATGAAATGTATTGCGTGTGTATGAAAGGGCTGCTCATGTACAGCTAAAGGCTTCCAAGTAAACTCCAGTAGATACTATTTACCCCAGGgaccagttccatagttataGCTTAgatctaagaccatcttaattctatagccaatctaaaaacatttttagatttatgaCCGATTTATTTTATCCTCactggaaccggcccctggattGATTGCCTCAGATTATAGCATGCCCTGCCTGACTATATTacaaattttctcatttcaatgCAGTGTGATAACTctcctaatgtctatttcaattaGACTTGAGaacattccgggtggcctagctcgctcattttgggtagtacatacctgataaaggtctaagtatgaccagaaaggacaggcagtcgaccttaaacatcgttttttaatccatttgaaactgtattgaaggatatctaAAAAGTCTTTATTGAAAGGGGTCCATGAGAGAAAATAGACTCCattatttgaaagtttaaccatgtctccatgcctaccaactgaagtttggtgtgtaggcatggaaacattgttaaactttcaaatcatggagtcacttctcttcatttaacccctttcagtgaagactttttggatatccttcaaacggtttcaaatggattaaaaaatgatgatttaggtcgactgccagtcCTGTCTGGCCCTAcaaagacctttatcaggtatgtactaccaaaaatgagcgagctaggcaatccggaatgctctcaagtcaggttgaaatagacattagaatTCATATTGGTTCTGTAAGATCGGAGGTGAGCAGTGTCTATTGTATAGATGATTACTAACCTGTAGAGATGCGTATATATTTGCTATAGCTTGACCGTACGTATCATGACAGTGAATGGCTAATTTATTCAACGGTACTCGAGATCCTACTTCCTCGATCATCCGCTTGATGGCGCCGGGGGTACCGACTCCGATCGTATCTCCGAGTGATATCTCGTGGCAACCTAAATCGTACAATCGCTTAGCAACCTGAAATCACAAATGAAATTAACTTTTCGTCGAAATTCGCTTCAATTCATTTCGATGTTCAAtggtttgaaaattaataCCTCTGCAACCGATTCGGGTTTGATTTCACCTTCGTAAGGACAGCCGACTACACATGACACATAACTGTgcaa
This window harbors:
- the LOC141907139 gene encoding prenylated Rab acceptor protein 1-like, producing the protein MGDTELTGNLDVLRTDDVVPKKGIMGSINLTNIQAREWFQKTREKVQPWSVFLSTKKFKLPKTMAPLGPRIVKNVEKFQGNYVFVFLVLVIFCILTSPLLLVAIAASLGACYIISIKNKEQKLKIMGHELTLVQQYAAVGVTSIPLFWLVGAGTAVFWVIGASFFTIMLHASMYTAEEDDAFEELQMEEV
- the LOC141907009 gene encoding 3-hydroxy-3-methylglutaryl-CoA lyase, cytoplasmic-like; translation: MADHDAVMNEITRKPGVTYSALTPNVKGYTAAKNANANEVAVFLAASEAFSQKNTNCSIKESIQRFEKLMENALSDKMPVRGYVSCVVGCPYEGEIKPESVAEVAKRLYDLGCHEISLGDTIGVGTPGAIKRMIEEVGSRVPLNKLAIHCHDTYGQAIANIYASLQMGVSVVDSSVAGLGGCPYAPGASGNVSTEDVLYLLNGLGIQTGVNLEQVMFAGNFICEALNRRNNSKYASTRITTEQCK